One window from the genome of Echinicola vietnamensis DSM 17526 encodes:
- a CDS encoding SusC/RagA family TonB-linked outer membrane protein, whose protein sequence is MKNFTKKLLWFVMGLTLITSGYAWAQQQPAQSLEIVKGKVTDKEDGSTIIGATVVEVDRNDERTLRGVATDVNGDFSLRVSSKQNLIRVSFIGYKTVTVPIDGRSEINVPLQFQVSDLDVAEVTADKLIDQGMMQIDERDLTSSATRVDAELLKEMSALSIDQALQGRMAGVDIVSNSGDPGAGMSIRIRGTTSINGSSEPLIVVDGIPFQTNTSSFDFANANEQEYAQLLNVAPADIESITVLRDAAATALWGSRGSNGVLVITTKRGSKGKPTITYSFRGAMTQQPDQIPMLNGDQYSTLIAEGYMNSRGVPLNISANKEFSYDPKDPYYFYNYGNNTDWINEITQLGYMFDHNLALSGGGEKTRYRVSVNKNNSVGTTVGTGFDRFATRVSLDYLVSKKIRVMTDLAYTKSTTDRNWVNDKDGQDRVRGIAYEKMPNMSPYEYDEFGNLTPNYFSPASNIQGAFPGTYNPLALANEATNRTESDRIIPKFTLQYHIRPDLMFQSDVAFDINNTQRESFLPQVATGLPMNNQNVNMASGSDTDFLITQTFNKLYYTPELGEDHSLMAMLLFTTYEGRSDGYAVGTTNSASSFLQVPGTVNRDDNVFLSSGTSISRSIGMVANVQYGLLDRYIINASIRRDGSSKFGDNHRWGTFPSVSGRWRVSGEPFMEDFTWLNEFSLRASYGESGNTPRQDYVHFSTFSNLNWNYLGETGVVPNNLELTNFKWENVAQTNLGLNLEILQSRVIVGFDWYQKRTSDLFLDNLRIPSTTGFSSVNMNIGTMDNRGWELSVFTTPYQKGDLKINFDFNIARNKNIIQSISELYQTDNLEAMQSNGNYFVTIQEGNPLGSFYGFKYKGVYTDGEATLATDANGNVITGPNGDPVQMMFTYPTIAYEFQPGDAMYEDINHDGNIDYKDIVWLGDANPKLTGGFGPRVTYKNLQVSGYFNFRYGVDIVNSTRMLTENMYSYDNQNAAVLNRWRQPGDETDMPRALIGTGYNWLGSDRYVEDGSFMRFRTLTVRYSMPKPFLDRTKLGDLSFYLTAENLYTWTNYTGQDPEVGLTSSNANRLFQIGYDNARTPPTQTYTLGINVRF, encoded by the coding sequence ATGAAGAACTTTACAAAGAAACTGTTGTGGTTTGTCATGGGGCTGACTTTGATCACTTCAGGGTACGCTTGGGCACAGCAACAGCCTGCCCAGTCCTTGGAAATTGTCAAAGGAAAAGTCACGGACAAAGAAGACGGTTCCACCATCATCGGCGCCACGGTGGTAGAAGTGGATCGAAATGATGAAAGAACCTTGCGTGGGGTCGCCACCGATGTAAACGGTGATTTTTCCCTCCGGGTAAGTAGCAAGCAAAACCTGATCAGGGTGTCTTTTATCGGGTATAAAACAGTAACTGTGCCGATCGATGGCCGATCAGAAATCAACGTGCCACTGCAATTCCAAGTCAGTGACCTGGATGTGGCAGAGGTGACGGCGGATAAGTTGATCGATCAGGGCATGATGCAGATCGATGAACGTGACCTGACTTCTTCCGCTACCCGGGTGGACGCGGAATTGCTCAAGGAGATGTCTGCGCTTTCCATTGATCAGGCACTGCAAGGAAGAATGGCCGGGGTGGACATTGTCTCCAATTCCGGTGATCCCGGAGCAGGGATGTCCATCAGGATCCGGGGAACGACTTCCATTAACGGCTCCTCCGAACCGCTGATCGTGGTGGATGGAATTCCTTTCCAAACCAATACTTCTTCTTTTGACTTTGCGAATGCCAATGAGCAGGAATATGCCCAGCTGCTGAATGTAGCACCGGCAGATATCGAATCCATTACGGTACTGCGGGATGCTGCGGCGACGGCGCTTTGGGGATCCAGGGGATCCAATGGCGTATTGGTGATCACCACCAAGCGGGGCAGCAAAGGAAAGCCGACCATTACCTATTCTTTCAGAGGCGCCATGACCCAGCAGCCGGACCAGATTCCGATGCTCAACGGCGACCAGTATTCCACGCTTATTGCCGAAGGCTATATGAACAGCCGTGGGGTGCCGCTAAACATTTCTGCTAATAAAGAGTTTTCCTATGACCCGAAGGATCCGTATTATTTCTATAATTATGGAAACAATACCGATTGGATCAATGAGATCACGCAACTGGGCTATATGTTCGACCATAACCTGGCCTTGTCAGGGGGTGGGGAGAAAACCCGTTACCGGGTTTCGGTAAACAAAAACAATTCCGTAGGTACCACGGTAGGAACTGGCTTTGACCGTTTTGCCACCCGTGTCAGTTTGGACTATTTGGTGTCGAAAAAAATCCGGGTCATGACAGACTTGGCTTACACCAAGTCGACTACGGACCGAAACTGGGTAAACGACAAAGACGGCCAAGACCGTGTGCGGGGCATTGCCTATGAGAAGATGCCCAATATGTCTCCCTATGAGTACGACGAATTCGGTAACCTGACGCCTAATTATTTCTCTCCGGCCAGTAACATCCAGGGAGCTTTTCCCGGTACCTACAACCCATTGGCACTGGCCAATGAAGCCACGAACAGAACAGAAAGTGACCGGATCATTCCCAAGTTTACCCTGCAATACCACATACGTCCTGATCTGATGTTCCAGTCGGATGTGGCCTTTGATATCAATAATACCCAGCGAGAAAGCTTTTTGCCACAGGTGGCCACTGGCCTTCCGATGAACAACCAGAATGTCAATATGGCTTCTGGAAGCGACACGGATTTTCTGATTACCCAGACCTTTAACAAGCTGTACTATACGCCAGAGTTGGGTGAGGATCACAGTTTGATGGCTATGCTGTTATTTACCACTTATGAAGGCAGAAGTGACGGGTATGCCGTGGGCACAACGAATTCCGCTTCCTCCTTCCTGCAAGTACCGGGTACCGTAAACCGGGATGACAATGTCTTCCTTTCTTCCGGAACGAGTATCTCCCGATCTATCGGCATGGTCGCCAATGTGCAGTACGGCCTCTTGGATCGCTATATCATCAATGCCTCCATCCGCCGGGATGGTAGTTCTAAATTCGGTGATAATCACCGCTGGGGAACATTCCCGAGTGTTTCCGGTAGATGGAGAGTCTCTGGTGAACCGTTTATGGAAGACTTTACTTGGCTGAATGAATTTAGTTTAAGGGCCAGTTACGGGGAAAGTGGAAACACTCCAAGACAGGACTACGTGCATTTCAGTACGTTCTCCAACCTGAACTGGAACTACCTTGGTGAAACCGGTGTCGTGCCCAATAACCTGGAGCTGACCAACTTCAAATGGGAGAATGTGGCCCAGACCAACTTGGGGCTTAATTTGGAAATCCTTCAGAGCCGTGTGATTGTCGGGTTTGATTGGTACCAAAAGCGGACTTCCGATCTCTTCTTGGACAACCTTCGCATACCGAGCACGACAGGCTTTTCCAGTGTAAACATGAACATTGGCACGATGGATAATCGAGGATGGGAGCTGTCGGTGTTTACGACGCCTTACCAAAAGGGAGACTTGAAGATCAACTTTGACTTTAACATTGCCAGGAATAAAAACATCATCCAATCCATTTCCGAGTTATACCAAACCGACAACCTGGAAGCGATGCAATCAAATGGGAACTACTTCGTGACCATTCAGGAAGGCAATCCACTGGGATCTTTTTACGGCTTTAAGTACAAAGGCGTCTATACCGATGGTGAAGCCACCTTGGCCACAGATGCCAATGGCAATGTCATCACCGGCCCCAATGGCGATCCGGTTCAGATGATGTTTACGTACCCGACCATTGCTTATGAGTTTCAGCCGGGGGATGCCATGTACGAAGACATCAACCATGACGGAAATATTGATTACAAAGACATCGTGTGGCTCGGGGATGCCAATCCAAAACTAACGGGTGGTTTCGGCCCAAGGGTCACCTATAAAAACCTACAAGTATCCGGTTATTTTAATTTCCGCTACGGAGTAGACATCGTCAACAGCACCAGAATGCTGACCGAAAACATGTACTCCTACGACAATCAAAACGCAGCTGTGCTGAACAGGTGGAGACAGCCGGGCGATGAGACCGACATGCCACGGGCATTGATCGGAACCGGTTACAACTGGCTGGGCTCTGACCGCTATGTGGAAGACGGTTCCTTTATGCGGTTCAGGACGTTGACCGTTCGGTACAGCATGCCGAAGCCGTTCCTTGACCGGACAAAACTGGGGGATTTGAGTTTTTACCTGACTGCGGAGAACCTGTACACATGGACCAACTATACCGGACAAGATCCGGAAGTAGGCTTGACCAGTAGCAATGCCAATCGGCTGTTCCAAATTGGCTATGACAATGCGCGGACACCGCCTACGCAGACGTACACGCTGGGTATAAACGTACGGTTCTAA